The genomic window CCGTACCTTCGGATAGGTAGAGTGAACGATCTACTTTCATGCGGATTCGATGAACAGACTGATTGTTCGGCGGGCCGCGAACATGGCGAGAGGTTCGCCGGGCGTCAGTGGTTCGTCCACCGAGCCAGGTGGGGTGGCGCTGCCCACGGCGCGACAGATGGTCAACTCCGGAAAAGAAAAGCGCCGTTGAGGTCGAGCACGGCGCCGCTGGCCCACTCTGCTTGCGGCGAGGCCAGATACAGCACGGCGGCCGCGACCTCGTCGGGTCGACCCACCCGCCCGAAGGGGCTTTGCGCACGCAACTCGTCGCCTCGAGGCGAATCGAGGACCGGGGCGGTCAAATCCGTCTCCACCCAACCTGGCGCCACCCCGGTGACGCTGATGCCGCGGTGGCCGAGGTCGCGGGCCAATATGTAGGTCAGGGAATTCAGCGCGCCCTTGCTCGCCCCGTAGGCGGGAGGCTCCGTGCCGGAGAATGCGCCGACGGAGGACATATTGACGATCCGCGCGCCGGTGGCCATGTGTCGCACCGCGCACCAGGTGACATTCGCGGTGGCAACGACGTTGAGATCGATGATCGTGCGCCACGCCGTATGCCATTGCTCGTAATCGGTCTCCAAGATGGGATGCGGTGCCGCGTGTCCGGCGTTGTTGACCAGCACATCGATTCCGCCGAACGCGTCGACGACCTGGTCGACAATGGCGTGCACGGCGTCCGGGTCCGTCAGATCGGCTTGTACCAGGAGGTGACCGTCTCCGGGCAGCTGTTTGCGGAGCTGTTCGGCGGCGTCACGATTGCCTCGGTAGTGGATGGCAATCCGGTCGCCGTTCTCGGCGAAGGCGGTCGCGATCGCCCGCCCGATTCCCCCGCTCGATCCCGTTACGAGGATCGCCCGCTCCCGAGTCTCGATACCTATGTCCCAGTCCTCTTCGGAACGATCGGTCATATCCCAACCTCCTCAAGTTCTACGACTCTCGGCCGGACCCGGCCGGTTGTGGCCGGTATCGAAGCGAGTTACCTATTCGATAGCAAACGAACATTGCCGAGACCATGCTGCTCACAGTGACAGGACTGCGCAAGGTCATCCACGCCAAACTGCAAGCAACTTCATCAACCGATGACGAGGTGAGATGAAATCGGACGAGGCGTGGTCACTTCGACCGCATGGATCGCGAGCTCTCCCCGCCGTCCGGACAGGGGTCGCCGCGGAAGGGGGCGGCGACGGCGCAGGCAATGTCGAGGGTGAGGCGTTGCCAGGGATCGCGGGATCGCGGCCGGTGAGTTCAACGGCGCGGCGCAGTCGGTAGCGCAGCGTTTGGGGGTGCAGGTGTTCGGCGGCGGTGTTGGCCGAGGCGGCGGCCAGGTAGGCGGCCAGTCCTTGGAGTAGATGGCGCTGGGCGGGGGTGGCGAGGGGTCCAGGACCGTGCGGGTGACGGTGTCGGGATCGGTGACGGTGAGCGCGGCGATGCGGTAGGCGCGCAGGATGGCGGCGTTCGAGCGGCCGCTCTCGGCGTGGGCGGCGCCGATCGCGCGGAGCCGCTCGCGGTCCCGGTCTGTCAGCGGGCTGTCCTCGTTCCAGATGTCGAGAACGCGAACGGTAACCCACGCGGTCTCCTCACCGTGAGCGGCATCGGCCCCGCAACATCAACGACCGCCGTGCCGAACTCCGCGCACAGCAAGCCCCAGCTACCAGCTCGGCTCGCCGATGTCGAAGCTGAAATGTTGCACGCGTCGAGTCCTGGGTTGATTAATTCTCTGCCGATTGGGTACTTGGGCGTGGAGAAGTCGCCGCACGCCTTGGCGCGTCAACTGGTCGATGCCCTACGGCTGGAGGTTCGCTACAACAAGACCCACAACCGAAACGCCGCCACCCCCGAGAGGAGTGACGGCGCGATGGTCGGCACCATCTGTGAGGCGCCCCCGGCAGGAATCGAACCTGCGACCTAGGGATTAGAAGGCCCTTGCTCTATCCAACTGAGCTACGGAGGCAGTGGGTTCCACCATGGCCGACATTGGTCGTGCTGTCCAGCGCGCCAATTATAGCGACCGACCAGATGGCTAGGGGTCGAGCGTGACGGCGAGTATCAGCATTGCGGCCATGATCACCTCGAGCACCAGGTAGAACCAGACGGGAAAGAAGGCGGAGGGGCTTTCGTCGAAGGCCGACCAGATCCGGCCGACCGCCATGCCGCCGAGTGCGGCCGCGACCGCGATGCAGGCCCCGAATCTCAGGTCGCCGACATCGGCGGCGGCCAACCCGAGGACCACCGCGACGGCGATGCCGAAGCCGCCGTAGACGGCCCGCACCTCGGCTCTGGCGTCCGCCCGGTCGGCGAGCAGCCCCAGCGGGTCGACGAGTTGGCTGGGCCGCAGCAGCCCGTAAACACCCATGGCGGCGAAGAACAACGCCACCAAGGCAATCAACACGATCGACACGATCGACATTGCACCTCCGTGATCCGCCGCCCACCCTATCGGCCCAAACCCGACGCGGCCACGCGACAACAATCGAACTACGCTCAGTCGTATGTCGTCAGCGCAGGACCCGTCTGCTTCACCTGATCTGGCGGTCACTCGGTCGGCGGCGACATACGCGGTGGTGATCGCCCTGGCCGGGGCGATCGCGGCGGTGGTTGCCGCGCTGGTGGTCGCGTTGTCCGCGGCGCAGGCGTTGAGTTTGCTCGGTATTCCGGATCCCGGTTCGCTGACCACGTACGGCTTGCCCGCGGTGCGTGCGCTCGCCGATCTGTCGGCGGCGCTGACGGTCGGTTCGCTGTTGTTCGCCGCCTTCCTGGTGCCGCCGCAATCCAACGGCCTGCTGGACGTCGGCGGGTATCGCGCCGTTCGCCGCGCCTCCAACTTCGCCCTCATCTGGGCGTGTTGCGCGGCGCTGCTCATCCCACTGACCGTGTCCGATACCACGGGCCAGCCGGTCAGTGACACCTTGCGCCCGGATGCCCTGTGGCGCGCCATCGATCAGATCGAGCTGGCCGGTGCCTGGCGCACCACGGTGGTCTTCGCGTTGATCGTCGCGGTCGGTGCCCGGCTGGCCTTGCGCTGGGGCTGGACCCCGGTGCTGTTCGGCGCGTCCGTCGTGACGATGATGCCGCTCGCGCTGACCGGCCACTCGTCCTCGGGTGGCGCGCACGACGTCGCCACCAACAGCTTGATCCTGCACCTGGTTTCGGCCGCGGTCTGGGTCGGCGGCCTGTTCGCGCTGCTGGCGCACGCGCGCCGTGGCGGCGCGCACACCGACCTCGCCGCGCGGCGTTTCTCGGTGACCGCCACCATCGCCTTCGTCACCATCGGCGCCAGTGGGGTGATCAACTCGTGGGTCCGGGTGCCGTGGGACGAGCTGTTCACCTCCACCTACGGCAAGCTGGTGCTGGCCAAGGCGGGCGCGCTGGTGATCCTCGGCTTCATCGGCTACACCCAGCGCCGCGCCGCGCTGCCCGCACTCGCCGCGAACCCGAAGGACCGTGCCGTGCTGATCCGATTCGCCGGGGTCGAGGTGCTGGTCTTCGCGGCAACCATAGGTCTCGCGGTCGGTCTCGGCCGCACCCCGCCGCCGCCACCGACCTCCATACCGACACCGGCCGAGGTCGAACTCGGCTACAACCTGGCCGGGCCGCCGACCGTCGCCCGGCTGCTGTTCGACTGGCGCTTCGACCTGATCTTCGGAACGCTGTCGATCGTGCTCGCGGTGCTGTATCTGCTTGGCGTGCGCAGGCTTCGGGCGCGCGGTGACGCGTGGCCGGTCGGGCGGACCATCGCCTGGCTGTCCGGCTGTCTGGTGCTGCTGATCGCCACCTCGTCCGGAGTCGGCCGGTATTCGCCCGCGATGTTCAGCGTGCATATGGGAGCGCACATGGCGCTGTCCATGCTGGCGCCGATCCTGTTCGCGCTGGGCGGTGCGGTGACGCTGGCGTTGCGGGCGCTGCCGCCTGCCGGGCGCACCGGCGCGCCGGGACCGCGCGAGTGGATTCTGGCGGCGGTGCACAATCCGGTGTCGCGCTTCCTGACCCATCCGATCGTGGCGTCGGCCATCTTCGTCGGCGGGTTCTACGCGCTGTACCTCGGCGGGATCTTCGACACGTACGCGGATTCCCATGCGGCGCACCTGATGATGAACGCACACTTCCTGCTCAGCGGCTATCTGTTCTACTGGGTCGTCATCGGCATCGACCCCAAGCCGCGTCGGGTGGAACCGTTGACCAAGCTGGGCATGGTGTTCGGTTCGCTGCCCTTCCACGCCTTCTTCGGTATCGCGCTGATGAGCATGACCACGGTTCTCGGCGGCTGGTTCTACCGTGGCCTCGGCCTCGGCTGGAACGGCGACCTGCTCGGCGACCAGCGCACCGGCGGTAGCCTGGCCTGGGCGAGCGGTGAGGTGCCGTTGGTGGTGGTGATGCTTGCCCTGCTCATCCAATGGTCGCGTAGCGATCGGCGGCTGGCACAGCGCACCGATCGGGCCGCGGACCGCGACCACGATGCCGCTCTCGCCGCGCACAACGCGATGTTCGCGGAACTGGCTCAACGTGACCGAGGGGAACGCAAGTGAGTGAGCGGCCCGGCGGCACAGGGACTTTCCTCGGCATCGGGTCGTCGGTCGCGCAGTTGTAGGTCATGGTGGAGTCGAGTGTGGTCAAGGTGTGGTTGTGAACGAACGGTCGATGGTTTTCTCCGAGCACAGACCGATCGACCGGATCTATCGATCCGATGTGCGGGCCGCGCGTAGGCGGCTGGCCGGGCTGATTCGCAAGACGCCGGTCTTCCACACGTCCGTCGCGGGCCCAAGTGGTCCGGTGCCGGTCACGCTGAAACTCGAATACCTCCAGTTCGGCGGCACTTTCAAGGTGCGGGGGAGTCTCAACGCCCTGTTGGACGGCGCGGCTGGTACCGACCAGGTGGTCATCGCCTCCGGTGGCAACGCGGGCATCGCCGCCGCCTTGGCCGCCGCGCAGCTCGGAAAGTCGTGCACCGTGGTGGTTCCGGAATCGGCCCCGCACACCAAGGTCGCCGCGATGTGGTCGCACGGCGCCGAAGTGCTTTGGCATGGCACAACTTACGCTGAGGCACTCGACTACGCGAACGAACTCGCCGAAGAACGCGACGCTCTGCAACTGCACGCCTACGACCTGCCCGCCATCGTCGCGGGCGCGGGCGTGCTCGGTTTGGAAATCGAGGAGCAGGTGCGCGGCAGGCCGCCGGTGCTGGCCGCGGTCGGTGGCGGCGGGCTGATCGCCGGTATCGCGGCCGCGATCGGGCGACGTCAGCAGGTGATCGGCGTCGAGCCGGAGGGCATTCCGACCCTGCGCGCCGCGCTCACCGCGAATCGTCCGGTCGAGGTGGCGGTGTCCAGCATCGCGGCGGAAACCTTGGGCGCCACCCGAATCGGCGATATCGCCATGGACATCGCGCGCCGCTACGCGGTGTGTTCGCTGCTGGTGACCGACGACGCGATCGCGACGGCCCGCGACTATCTGTGGCGCGAATTCCGCATCGTCGTCGAGCTGGCCGGTGCCGCCGCCTTGGCCGCGGTGCAGAGCGGCGTCTACGTGCCCGCCGCCGGGGAGCGCCCGGTCATCGTGCTCTGCGGCGCCAATACCGACCTCTCGGCGTTGTAGCGCCGCTTCGCCCGCGTAAAGAAGCACCGGATATCCACATTCGAGAAAGTTGTGCACATTCTCGGATCGAGGCGCCCAACCGCGTTCCGGATCGGTGAGGCTGGAGATGTCCTCCTCGAGCGGAGGAAGTCTCCGGGCAACCGCCACGGCCGAATGCGAAGGGGCGTAATCATGTACGAGGCGAACGCGACCGTGATCGGCACCATTGTGAACATCCCGGTCAAGCGGGATCTGCCGAACGGCGAGCAGGTGCTGACCTTCCGGATGGCGAGCAACTCTCGCCGACTGGACCATACGACCGGGGAGTGGACGGACAACGGGACCTTGTTTCTCACCGTGAGCTGCTGGCGCAGATTGGGGGCAGGCGTGGACGCCTCACTGCGGCGCGGCGACCCGATCATCGCCCACGGCCAGCTGCGTTCGCACGAATACCGCAGCAGGGACGGGGTGGAACGGCGCGACCTGGAGATGCGGGCCAGTGCCGTCGGCCCCGACCTCGGTCGCTGCACCGCCCAGGTGACCCGGTGGTCGGAGGCACGGAATACTTCGGACCGCTTCGGCGCTGAATCTCAGGTGCCGGCCGGCGACGGGCTGGGGGAGAATGTCGCAGCCGCTTCTGCGGCGCCGCCCCGAACGACCCACCCCGAGCACGCCGACGCCTGACCCGGCGCGCCGGACTTTTGGCCGAGCGTTGCAAGGGGTATCCGCCGGTTCAACTCACCGTTTCCGACACCGATAGGCTTCCTCCTTATGGCTGAGTACATCTACACGATGAAGAAGGTTCGCAAGGCGCACGGTGACAAAGTCGTACTCGACGATGTCACCTTGAACTTTCTTCCCGGCGCCAAGATCGGTGTCGTCGGCCCCAACGGCGCCGGTAAATCCAGCGTGCTGAAGATCATGGCCGGATTGGACCAGCCGAACAACGGCGACGCCTTTCTCGCGAACGGCGCGACGGTTGGCATCCTGCTGCAGGAGCCGCCGCTGAACGAGGAGAAGACCGTCCGCGGCAATGTCGAGGAGGGCCTCGGCGAGGTCAAGGTGAAGCTGGATCGCTTCAACGAGATCGCCGAGCTGATGGCCACCGACTACTCCGACGAGCTCATGGACGAGATGGGCAAGTTGCAGGAGTACCTGGACCACGCCGACGCGTGGGACGTCGACTCCCAGCTGGAGCAGGCCATGGACGCGCTGCGCTGTCCGCCGCCGGAGGAGCCGGTCACCAACCTCTCCGGTGGTGAGCGCCGCCGCGTCGCGCTGTGCAAGCTGCTGCTGAGCAAGCCCGACCTGCTGCTGCTCGACGAGCCGACCAACCACCTCGACGCCGAGAGCGTGCTCTGGCTCGAACAGCACCTGGCCGCGTACGCCGGCGCCGTGCTCGCCGTCACCCACGACCGGTACTTCCTCGACAATGTCGCCGAGTGGATCCTCGAACTCGACCGCGGCCGCGCCTACCCGTACGAGGGCAACTACTCCACCTACCTGGAGAAGAAGGCCCAGCGGCTCGAGGTCCAGGGCAAGAAGGACCAGAAGCTGCAGAAGCGGCTCAAGGACGAACTCGCCTGGGTGCGCTCGGGCGCCAAGGCCCGCCAGGCCAAGAACAAGGCCCGCCTCGGCCGGTACGAGGAGATGGCGGCCGAGGCCGACAAGCACAGGAAGTTGGACTTCGAGGAGATCCAGATCCCGGCCGGTCCGCGCCTGGGCAACGTGGTGGTCGAGGTGCAGAACCTGGACAAGGGCTTCGGCGACCGCCAGCTCATCAAGGATCTGTCTTTCACCTTGCCGCGCAACGGCATTGTCGGCGTCATCGGCCCGAACGGTGTCGGTAAGACCACGCTGTTCAAGACCATTGTCGGGCTGGAGGAGCCGGACAGCGGCATCGTGCGGGTCGGTGAGACGGTCAAACTGAGCTACGTCGACCAGAACCGGGCAGGCATCGACCCGAAGAAGAATGTCTGGCAGGTCGTCTCCGAAGGCCTCGACTTCATTCAGGTCGGCAACCAGGAAATGCCGTCGCGCGCCTACGTCAGCGCGTTCGGCTTCAAGGGCCCGGATCAGCAGAAGCCGGCCGGTGTGCTCTCCGGTGGTGAGCGGAACCGGCTGAACCTGGCGCTCACCCTCAAGCAGGGTGGCAACCTGATCCTGCTCGACGAGCCGACCAACGACCTCGACGTGGAAACCCTCGGTTCGCTGGAGAACGCGCTCGAACAGTTCCCCGGCTGCGCCGTCGTCATTTCGCACGATCGCTGGTTCCTCGACCGCACCTGCACCCACATCCTGGCATGGGAGGGCGACTCCGACAATGACGCCAAGTGGTTCTGGTTCGAGGGCAACTTCGAGGCGTACGAGGCCAACAAGATCGAGCGCCTCGGCCCGGAAGCGGCCCGCCCGCACCGGGTTACGCACCGCAAGCTGACCCGCGACTGATTCGTCATCAGGCCGGGGCCGGTGCGTTGCGTACCGGCCCTGGCCTGTCGTGTCTCGGATCCGGCACAGCGGGGCCGGACCGGCTCCCACGGCCCGCCCGAATCTCGCTAGGGTGGGACCCGTGAATGCGCAGGCGCAGTTCGAGCAATCGGCGGTCCCCACCGCCGACTTGGTGGCCGAGCTGATTCGAGGTGCTTCGGCCCCGCTGCCGCCGCAGAAAGTTCCTGTCGCGCACACCTGACGTCCGTGAGTCCGAACGATGCTGTGCCGAGATCATCCATCTGAGCTTGGCAATCGCGTGGCGAACACGGCGGTTGTGGTGAACACCCCAGGATTGGAAGGGATTTCACCCCCGCGTCTTCGACGCACAGCTACTCTCGGACCGGCGTCGCTTTGTTACGGAACCGAATCCGAGGAGTTGGCGAAAAATGACGGTCTCGTCCGAATTGTCCAGTGCGGCGTGGGCCGCGAGTTTGCCGCAGGTACTGCGTGGCGAACTCGCGACCCTCGAGGAGGCGTATTTCCGCCACGTCGACGCGGGCGATGTGGACTGCGCGATCACCGGCATCACCCAGATCTTCCGGCGGCACATGGAGTTGGCCATGCACCGTCCGGCGGGCCGGGCGTTGGTCCGGGTGTACCACCCCGACGACGGCTCCGGCCTCGGCGCGGCGGTGCAGGTGGTCACCGACGACATGCCGCTGCTCGTCGAATCGATCACCTCGTCGCTGAGCAGGCTCGGCGTCAGCGTGAGCGAGGTGATCCACCCGATCTTCGAGGTCGAGCGCGACGCGGAAGGGCGGCTGATGCATGCCGCCCCGCACGAAGTGGACGGCAACGGCGCGACCGCGTTGCGCGAGTCGTGGATGCACTTGCAACTGCACCCGGCCACCAGCCGGGCCCTGCTGAGCCGGATCGAGTCCGGCATGCCGAATGTGGTCGCCGACGTGCGTCAGGTCATCGGTGACACCGAGGCCATCAAGGATGTGCAGAGCAGGCTGGCCGACGATCTGGAGCTGGCCGCGAAGTCGGGCACCGCACCGTTCCCGGAGCTCGACCTGGTCGATACCGCGAACCTGTTGCGCTGGTTGGCCAGCGGTAACTTCACGGTGTTGGGCTATGCCCGCTACCGGTTGAGCTCCGAGCAGGGACAGGAGAACTCCAACCCGCTGCCGGGCAGTTGCCTCGGTGTGCTGCGGCCCGACGTCGGCACCGATTTCCGAGTGCCGATCAACGCCACCGACCGCCCGCTGCTGATGCTCACCCAGGGCCTGGTTCCCGCCACCGTGCACCGCTCGGTCTACCCGTATTTCATCGGCGTCGCCGACTTCGACGAGGCGGGCACCATCGTCGGTGAGCACTTGTTCATCGGCGTCTTCACGGTCACCGCCGTACACGAGAACGTGCTGGACATCCCGGTGATCGAGCGCCGAGTCCGCTCGGTCATCGAGGAGAGCGGATTCGACCTGGAGTCGTTCTCCGGGCAGGCGATGCTCGAGGTCATCCAGTCCTTCCCGCGCACCGAACTGTTCTCCTCCGATGCCGAGACGATGCGCCGGACCGCCCTCGCGGTGCTGAATATCGGGCTGCGCCGGCAGGTCCGCCTGTTCCTGCGTGGCGACGGCTACGGCCGATTCGTCGCCTGCATGGTCTATCTGCCACGCGACCGCTACACCACCCGCGTGCGGTTGGAGATGCAGGAGATCCTGGTCCGCGAACTGGGCGGCGTTTCCATCGACTATTCCGCCAGGGTCGGCGAAAGCGACTTGGCCAGCGTGTATTTCACGGTGCGCATGCCGGAGGCCGAGTTCGGCGCTCCCCGCTACGCGGCACCGCCCGCGGATACCTCCGAGGCCAATCGGCTGCGCATCCAGGGCCTGCTCGCCGAGGCGAGCCGTACCTGGGAAGACCACCTGAACGACGAGGTCAGCACCTCGACAATGCTCGACCCCGCGGTGGTGCAGCGTTACGCCGAGGCGTTCCCGGACGCCTACAAGGAGGACTTCGAGGCCGACCGCGCCCTCGCCGACATCGTCCGCCTCGAACGTCTGCGGGACGGCGGCATCGACCAGTACCTGTACCGCAATGCCGATTCCGACCCCGGTTCCTGGCGGTTCTCCCTCTACGTCGCCGGTCCCGGCATCTCGCTGAGCCAGGTGCTTCCGGTCCTGCAGAGCCTCGGTGTCGAGGTGGTCGACGAGCGGCCGTACCAGCTCGAGCTGGAACCACAGCCCGGCGGCGACCCCAGCACCGGCGGGGAACGCTGGATCTACGACTTCGGGCTGCTGGCTCGGGCCGAATTGCTGCGCAGTGCGCTCGACCGGGATCTCGACGCCGAGCTGCTGGAGTCGTCCAAGCGTGCCGCCGTGCTGGAGGCGGAGGTTCGCGGCCTGCGTGAGCGGTTCACCGACGCCTTCGAGGCGGCCTGGTACGGCCGCGCGGAAGCGGACGGACTGAACGAACTGGTGCTGCGCGCGCGCCTGCCGTGGCGTGCGGTGTCGATCCTGCGCACCTACGCGAAGTACTTGCAGCAGGCCGGTTTTCCGTACAGTCAGGCCAACATCTCCCGGGTGCTGCTCACCTACCCGGACGTGGCGCGGCTGTTCGTCGACCTGTTCGCGGCACGCTTCGACCCGGACACCGTTTCGGCCGAGCATGCCGCCGAGCTCGAGGTCCAGGTGCGCGGCCGAATCGACGAGGTGGTCAGCCTCGACGCGGACCGCATCCTGCGCGCCATCCTCAACCTGATCCGGGCGACGCTGCGCACCAACTACTACGTCACCGACGCCGAGGGCATGCCTCGTGACTACGTCTCGGTGAAGGTCGAGCCGCGCGAGATCAACGAATTGCCCAA from Nocardia iowensis includes these protein-coding regions:
- a CDS encoding SDR family NAD(P)-dependent oxidoreductase, producing the protein MTDRSEEDWDIGIETRERAILVTGSSGGIGRAIATAFAENGDRIAIHYRGNRDAAEQLRKQLPGDGHLLVQADLTDPDAVHAIVDQVVDAFGGIDVLVNNAGHAAPHPILETDYEQWHTAWRTIIDLNVVATANVTWCAVRHMATGARIVNMSSVGAFSGTEPPAYGASKGALNSLTYILARDLGHRGISVTGVAPGWVETDLTAPVLDSPRGDELRAQSPFGRVGRPDEVAAAVLYLASPQAEWASGAVLDLNGAFLFRS
- a CDS encoding helix-turn-helix domain-containing protein, with protein sequence MGYRSRSRHLERGQPADRPGPRAAPRDRRRPRRERPLERRHPARLPHRRAHRHRSRHRHPHGPGPLATPAQRHLLQGLAAYLAAASANTAAEHLHPQTLRYRLRRAVELTGRDPAIPGNASPSTLPAPSPPPSAATPVRTAGRARDPCGRSDHASSDFISPRHRLMKLLAVWRG
- a CDS encoding DUF4345 family protein, with the translated sequence MSIVSIVLIALVALFFAAMGVYGLLRPSQLVDPLGLLADRADARAEVRAVYGGFGIAVAVVLGLAAADVGDLRFGACIAVAAALGGMAVGRIWSAFDESPSAFFPVWFYLVLEVIMAAMLILAVTLDP
- a CDS encoding cytochrome c oxidase assembly protein, encoding MSSAQDPSASPDLAVTRSAATYAVVIALAGAIAAVVAALVVALSAAQALSLLGIPDPGSLTTYGLPAVRALADLSAALTVGSLLFAAFLVPPQSNGLLDVGGYRAVRRASNFALIWACCAALLIPLTVSDTTGQPVSDTLRPDALWRAIDQIELAGAWRTTVVFALIVAVGARLALRWGWTPVLFGASVVTMMPLALTGHSSSGGAHDVATNSLILHLVSAAVWVGGLFALLAHARRGGAHTDLAARRFSVTATIAFVTIGASGVINSWVRVPWDELFTSTYGKLVLAKAGALVILGFIGYTQRRAALPALAANPKDRAVLIRFAGVEVLVFAATIGLAVGLGRTPPPPPTSIPTPAEVELGYNLAGPPTVARLLFDWRFDLIFGTLSIVLAVLYLLGVRRLRARGDAWPVGRTIAWLSGCLVLLIATSSGVGRYSPAMFSVHMGAHMALSMLAPILFALGGAVTLALRALPPAGRTGAPGPREWILAAVHNPVSRFLTHPIVASAIFVGGFYALYLGGIFDTYADSHAAHLMMNAHFLLSGYLFYWVVIGIDPKPRRVEPLTKLGMVFGSLPFHAFFGIALMSMTTVLGGWFYRGLGLGWNGDLLGDQRTGGSLAWASGEVPLVVVMLALLIQWSRSDRRLAQRTDRAADRDHDAALAAHNAMFAELAQRDRGERK
- a CDS encoding serine/threonine dehydratase — encoded protein: MVFSEHRPIDRIYRSDVRAARRRLAGLIRKTPVFHTSVAGPSGPVPVTLKLEYLQFGGTFKVRGSLNALLDGAAGTDQVVIASGGNAGIAAALAAAQLGKSCTVVVPESAPHTKVAAMWSHGAEVLWHGTTYAEALDYANELAEERDALQLHAYDLPAIVAGAGVLGLEIEEQVRGRPPVLAAVGGGGLIAGIAAAIGRRQQVIGVEPEGIPTLRAALTANRPVEVAVSSIAAETLGATRIGDIAMDIARRYAVCSLLVTDDAIATARDYLWREFRIVVELAGAAALAAVQSGVYVPAAGERPVIVLCGANTDLSAL
- a CDS encoding single-stranded DNA-binding protein, encoding MYEANATVIGTIVNIPVKRDLPNGEQVLTFRMASNSRRLDHTTGEWTDNGTLFLTVSCWRRLGAGVDASLRRGDPIIAHGQLRSHEYRSRDGVERRDLEMRASAVGPDLGRCTAQVTRWSEARNTSDRFGAESQVPAGDGLGENVAAASAAPPRTTHPEHADA
- the ettA gene encoding energy-dependent translational throttle protein EttA, which encodes MAEYIYTMKKVRKAHGDKVVLDDVTLNFLPGAKIGVVGPNGAGKSSVLKIMAGLDQPNNGDAFLANGATVGILLQEPPLNEEKTVRGNVEEGLGEVKVKLDRFNEIAELMATDYSDELMDEMGKLQEYLDHADAWDVDSQLEQAMDALRCPPPEEPVTNLSGGERRRVALCKLLLSKPDLLLLDEPTNHLDAESVLWLEQHLAAYAGAVLAVTHDRYFLDNVAEWILELDRGRAYPYEGNYSTYLEKKAQRLEVQGKKDQKLQKRLKDELAWVRSGAKARQAKNKARLGRYEEMAAEADKHRKLDFEEIQIPAGPRLGNVVVEVQNLDKGFGDRQLIKDLSFTLPRNGIVGVIGPNGVGKTTLFKTIVGLEEPDSGIVRVGETVKLSYVDQNRAGIDPKKNVWQVVSEGLDFIQVGNQEMPSRAYVSAFGFKGPDQQKPAGVLSGGERNRLNLALTLKQGGNLILLDEPTNDLDVETLGSLENALEQFPGCAVVISHDRWFLDRTCTHILAWEGDSDNDAKWFWFEGNFEAYEANKIERLGPEAARPHRVTHRKLTRD